A part of Tardiphaga sp. vice304 genomic DNA contains:
- the uvrC gene encoding excinuclease ABC subunit UvrC — protein MIQDPTDLPPIPAEPAPEPEAASSDLPPATAPELDTDSAADDEEDGALPDVAEDDSGEPVLEGPLALGRAAIEHAVKHAPHSPGVYRMLNAANDVLYVGKAKNVKKRLSSYARPTGHVMRIARMIAATVMVEIISTATETEALLLEANLIKQLRPRFNVLLRDDKSFPYILLTGDHWAPQIVKHRGAQSRPGRYFGPFASVGSVNRTITALQRAFLVRSCTDSFFESRTRPCLLYQIRRCSGPCTGEIDFPGYTELVKEAKDFLSGRSRAVKQQLAGEMEKASSEMEFERAALYRDRLAALSAIQSQQGINPRTVEEADVFAIHQDGGYSCVEVFFFRTGQNWGNRAYFPRAEKSFTPEEVLSSFLSQFYDDKPPPKMILLSHAIEDAELMASALSIKAGFKVEVLTPQRGEKKELVAHALTNAREALGRKLADTATQARLLQGICTTLGLPGVPKRIEVYDNSHIQGTNAVGAMIVAGPDGFLKNQYRKFNIKSEGLTPGDDYAMMKEVLQRRFKRLLAPPAEGDAAKPKVQDDDVPQWPDLVIIDGGRGQLNAVKEIFDALELKQVTLMSVAKGPERDAGQETLFMPDRPAIKLQPRDPVLYFIQRLRDEAHRFVIGSHRTLRKKDIREAGLQEIPGIGPTRKRALLHHFGTLKAIERASVGDLGKVPGISTENARKIFDFFHAQPAPR, from the coding sequence ATGATTCAAGACCCCACCGACCTGCCGCCGATTCCGGCTGAGCCCGCTCCGGAACCCGAGGCGGCTTCTTCCGACCTGCCGCCAGCGACCGCCCCCGAACTGGATACCGACAGCGCCGCCGACGACGAGGAAGATGGCGCGCTGCCGGACGTCGCCGAGGATGATTCCGGCGAGCCGGTGCTGGAAGGCCCGCTGGCGCTCGGCCGCGCCGCGATCGAGCATGCCGTGAAGCACGCCCCGCACTCGCCGGGCGTCTATCGTATGCTGAATGCCGCCAATGACGTGCTCTACGTCGGCAAGGCCAAGAACGTGAAGAAGCGCCTGTCGTCCTACGCCCGGCCGACCGGCCACGTGATGCGGATCGCGCGGATGATCGCGGCGACCGTGATGGTCGAGATCATCTCGACGGCGACCGAGACCGAGGCGCTGCTGCTCGAGGCCAACCTGATCAAGCAGTTGCGGCCGCGCTTCAACGTGCTGCTGCGCGACGACAAGTCGTTCCCCTATATCCTGCTCACCGGCGACCATTGGGCGCCGCAGATCGTCAAGCATCGCGGCGCGCAGTCGCGGCCGGGGCGCTATTTCGGCCCGTTCGCCTCGGTCGGCTCGGTCAACCGCACCATCACCGCGCTGCAGCGTGCGTTCCTCGTGCGCTCGTGCACGGATTCGTTTTTCGAGAGCCGGACGAGGCCGTGCCTGCTGTACCAGATCCGGCGCTGCTCTGGCCCGTGCACCGGCGAGATCGATTTCCCCGGCTATACCGAGCTGGTGAAAGAGGCCAAGGACTTCCTGTCCGGCCGTTCGCGGGCGGTGAAACAGCAGCTCGCCGGCGAGATGGAAAAAGCCTCCAGCGAAATGGAGTTCGAGCGCGCGGCGCTGTACCGCGACCGGCTTGCCGCGCTGTCGGCGATCCAGTCGCAGCAGGGCATCAACCCGCGCACCGTGGAGGAGGCCGACGTGTTCGCCATCCACCAGGATGGCGGCTATTCCTGCGTCGAGGTGTTCTTCTTCCGCACCGGCCAGAACTGGGGCAACCGCGCCTATTTCCCGCGAGCGGAGAAAAGCTTCACGCCGGAGGAGGTGCTGTCCTCGTTCCTGTCGCAATTCTACGACGACAAGCCGCCGCCGAAGATGATCCTGCTGTCGCATGCCATCGAGGATGCCGAGCTGATGGCGTCGGCGCTGTCAATCAAGGCCGGTTTCAAGGTCGAGGTCCTCACTCCGCAGCGCGGCGAGAAGAAGGAACTGGTGGCGCACGCGCTGACCAACGCCCGCGAGGCGCTCGGCCGCAAGCTGGCCGACACCGCGACCCAGGCCCGGCTGCTGCAGGGCATCTGCACCACGCTCGGCCTGCCGGGGGTCCCGAAGCGGATCGAGGTCTACGACAACAGCCACATCCAGGGCACCAATGCGGTCGGCGCGATGATCGTGGCGGGGCCGGACGGATTCCTGAAAAACCAGTACCGCAAGTTCAACATCAAGTCGGAAGGCCTGACGCCGGGCGACGACTACGCGATGATGAAGGAGGTGCTGCAGCGCCGCTTCAAGCGCCTGCTGGCGCCCCCGGCGGAGGGCGACGCGGCCAAGCCCAAGGTCCAGGACGACGACGTGCCGCAATGGCCGGATCTCGTCATCATCGACGGCGGCCGCGGCCAGCTCAACGCGGTGAAGGAAATCTTCGACGCGCTGGAGCTCAAGCAGGTGACGCTGATGTCGGTCGCCAAGGGGCCGGAGCGCGACGCCGGCCAGGAGACGCTGTTCATGCCGGACCGCCCGGCGATCAAGCTGCAGCCGCGCGATCCCGTGCTGTATTTCATCCAGCGGCTGCGCGACGAGGCGCATCGATTCGTGATCGGTTCGCACCGCACGCTGCGCAAGAAGGATATCCGCGAGGCCGGCCTGCAGGAAATTCCCGGCATCGGCCCGACCCGCAAACGGGCGCTGCTGCACCATTTTGGAACCCTGAAAGCCATCGAGCGCGCCTCGGTCGGCGACCTCGGCAAGGTTCCCGGTATCTCGACGGAGAACGCGCGAAAAATTTTCGATTTTTTCCATGCCCAGCCCGCGCCGCGATGA
- a CDS encoding outer membrane protein: MSKCAFAAVAVLLAGVVSAEAADLPYRSRQPYTVNQPLNGYSWAGPYLGGTLGYEWGNVSNSGAKPSGFVGGVTGGYNWQSGNVVFGIEGDMQGSTADDRFANYKFSNPWFGTVRGRIGYAFNNVLIYGTGGLAFGSLETESLITGLQQSKTSAGYAVGVGAEVGIYQNWTAKIEYLYVNLSANDYTLTSARNGLDFGTVRLGVNYHF, from the coding sequence ATGAGCAAGTGTGCGTTCGCGGCAGTCGCCGTTCTTCTGGCGGGTGTGGTTTCGGCCGAGGCGGCGGATCTGCCCTATCGTTCGCGCCAGCCCTACACCGTGAACCAGCCGCTCAATGGCTATAGCTGGGCCGGCCCCTATCTCGGCGGCACGCTCGGCTACGAATGGGGCAACGTTTCCAATTCCGGCGCCAAGCCGTCCGGTTTCGTCGGCGGCGTGACCGGCGGCTACAACTGGCAGAGCGGCAACGTGGTGTTCGGTATCGAAGGCGACATGCAGGGCTCCACCGCGGATGACCGCTTCGCCAATTACAAGTTCTCGAACCCGTGGTTCGGCACCGTGCGCGGCCGTATCGGCTATGCCTTCAACAACGTGCTGATCTACGGCACCGGCGGCCTCGCCTTCGGCAGCCTGGAGACGGAATCGCTCATCACCGGTCTGCAGCAGTCGAAGACGTCGGCCGGCTACGCCGTCGGCGTCGGTGCCGAAGTCGGCATCTACCAGAACTGGACCGCGAAGATCGAGTATCTCTACGTCAACCTGTCCGCCAACGACTACACGCTCACCAGCGCACGGAACGGCCTCGACTTCGGCACCGTCCGCCTCGGCGTGAACTACCACTTCTAA
- a CDS encoding MATE family efflux transporter — protein MTHPTSAFSRAACLAELRAMLALGWPLVLTNIAQIALTTTDVIVLGRVSAEALAAGALGVNLYLAILIFAIGLITATSPMMAEAIVRRLHVVREIRRTFRQGLWSAVMITVPAWIVLWHTEAIMLAFGQEAQAAADAQTFMHMLQWGFLPTLGFIALRSFVAALQQPKWALVVTGITILFNIAANWVLVFGHLGLPEMGLRGSGLATTLSNLFLFVSFALVAIYHRKFRRYHLFGRWWRADWPRFAKLWRLGVPIGATMAFEITVFNAAVFLMGQFGTAALAAHTIVIQIASVSFMVPMGLSQAATVRVGQAYGAGDRDAITRAGWTAFALGVGFMALMSALMLLAPLALIGAFIDVGDAANAAVVELAISFLFFAAVFQIADGAQGVAAGMLRGLQDTRMPMIFALVGYWGFGMPLSLLLAFTLGFGGRGIWIGLAAGLLAVAIVMVWRWTMRERLGLVRV, from the coding sequence ATGACCCACCCCACCTCCGCCTTCAGCCGCGCCGCCTGTCTCGCCGAACTGCGCGCGATGCTGGCGCTCGGCTGGCCGCTGGTGCTCACCAACATCGCGCAGATCGCGCTCACCACCACTGACGTGATCGTGCTCGGCCGCGTCAGCGCCGAGGCGCTGGCGGCGGGGGCGCTTGGCGTCAATCTCTATCTCGCTATCCTGATCTTCGCGATCGGCCTGATTACCGCGACTTCGCCGATGATGGCGGAGGCGATCGTCCGCCGGCTGCATGTCGTGCGCGAGATCCGGCGCACCTTTCGCCAGGGGCTGTGGTCCGCCGTGATGATCACGGTGCCGGCGTGGATCGTGCTGTGGCACACCGAGGCGATCATGCTGGCGTTCGGGCAGGAAGCGCAGGCCGCCGCGGACGCGCAGACCTTCATGCACATGCTGCAATGGGGCTTCCTGCCGACGCTTGGCTTCATCGCGCTGCGCTCCTTCGTAGCGGCGCTGCAGCAGCCGAAATGGGCGCTGGTGGTCACCGGCATCACGATCCTGTTCAACATTGCAGCCAATTGGGTGCTGGTGTTCGGCCATCTCGGCCTGCCGGAAATGGGGCTGCGCGGCTCCGGCCTCGCCACCACGCTGTCGAACCTGTTCCTGTTTGTCAGTTTCGCGCTGGTGGCGATCTATCACCGCAAATTCCGGCGCTATCATCTGTTCGGCCGCTGGTGGCGCGCCGACTGGCCGCGCTTTGCGAAGCTGTGGCGGCTCGGCGTGCCGATCGGCGCCACGATGGCGTTCGAGATCACCGTGTTCAACGCCGCGGTGTTCCTGATGGGCCAGTTCGGGACCGCGGCGCTGGCCGCGCATACCATCGTCATCCAGATCGCCTCGGTGTCCTTCATGGTGCCGATGGGCCTCAGCCAGGCCGCCACCGTGCGCGTCGGCCAGGCCTATGGCGCCGGCGACCGCGACGCCATCACCCGCGCCGGCTGGACCGCGTTCGCGCTCGGCGTCGGCTTCATGGCTTTGATGAGCGCGCTGATGCTGTTGGCGCCGTTGGCGTTGATCGGCGCTTTCATCGATGTCGGCGACGCTGCCAATGCGGCGGTGGTTGAACTGGCGATCTCGTTCCTGTTCTTTGCGGCAGTGTTCCAGATCGCCGACGGCGCACAGGGCGTCGCCGCCGGCATGCTGCGCGGGCTGCAGGACACGCGGATGCCGATGATCTTTGCGCTGGTCGGCTATTGGGGATTCGGCATGCCGCTCAGCCTGCTGCTCGCCTTCACGCTCGGCTTCGGCGGGCGGGGCATCTGGATCGGCCTGGCCGCCGGATTGCTGGCGGTGGCGATCGTGATGGTCTGGCGCTGGACGATGCGCGAGCGGTTGGGATTGGTGAGAGTGTAG
- a CDS encoding ATP-binding protein, which translates to MSTLDSGLTMIRTAAGRVSAANNWMGRRFNNFMPKGLYARTLLIMIVPMVLLQSVVAFVFMERHWNTVTRRLSQAVVQDIAALIDVYKIYPQDKDRTQIKTIAQQRLNLVVDFLPIGDMPPPGPKPFFSLLDQALSAQIGRQIIKPFWIDTVGRSNLVEIRIQLDDAVMRIFAQRSAAYASNSEIFLFWMLGTSSILLLVAILFLRNQIRPILRLADAAESFGKGRDAPNFRPRGAREVRRAANAFIEMKVRIERSIEQRTAMLAGVSHDLRTILTRFKLELALLEDSPEVEDMRKDVNEMAGMLEAYLAFARGDSGEQAQPTDMAAALEELRSDAERNGHKATVTFHGLPIVTVKPASFKRCLGNLVSNAARHANDIAITGHRDHRYLTVTVDDDGPGIPPDMREEVFKPFLRLDDARNQDEGGTGLGLAIARDIARSHGGDISLGESPMGGLRATVRVPV; encoded by the coding sequence ATGAGCACGCTCGACAGCGGCCTGACGATGATCCGCACCGCCGCAGGAAGGGTGTCGGCGGCCAACAACTGGATGGGGCGGCGCTTCAACAATTTCATGCCGAAGGGTCTCTACGCCCGCACCCTGCTGATCATGATCGTGCCGATGGTGCTGCTGCAGTCGGTGGTCGCCTTCGTGTTCATGGAGCGGCACTGGAACACGGTGACGCGGCGCCTGTCGCAGGCGGTGGTGCAGGACATCGCGGCGCTGATCGACGTCTACAAGATCTACCCGCAGGACAAGGACCGCACCCAGATCAAGACGATCGCGCAGCAGCGCCTCAATCTGGTGGTGGACTTCCTGCCGATCGGCGACATGCCGCCGCCCGGTCCAAAACCGTTCTTCTCGCTGCTCGACCAGGCGCTGTCGGCGCAGATCGGCCGGCAGATCATCAAGCCGTTCTGGATCGATACTGTCGGCCGCTCCAACCTGGTCGAGATCCGCATCCAGCTCGACGATGCGGTGATGCGGATCTTCGCGCAGCGCAGCGCGGCCTATGCGTCGAATTCCGAGATCTTCCTGTTCTGGATGCTCGGCACCTCGTCGATCCTGCTGCTGGTCGCGATCCTGTTCCTGCGCAACCAGATCCGCCCGATCCTTCGGCTGGCAGACGCCGCCGAAAGTTTCGGCAAGGGCCGCGACGCGCCGAATTTCCGGCCGCGCGGGGCGCGCGAAGTGCGTCGCGCCGCGAACGCCTTCATCGAGATGAAGGTCCGCATCGAACGCTCGATCGAGCAGCGCACCGCGATGCTGGCCGGCGTCAGCCACGATTTGCGCACCATCCTGACCCGCTTCAAGCTGGAACTGGCGCTGCTCGAGGACAGCCCGGAAGTCGAGGACATGCGAAAGGATGTCAACGAAATGGCCGGCATGCTCGAGGCCTATCTCGCCTTTGCGCGCGGCGATTCCGGCGAGCAGGCGCAGCCGACCGACATGGCGGCGGCACTGGAAGAACTGCGCTCGGATGCCGAGCGCAACGGCCACAAGGCCACCGTCACCTTCCACGGCCTGCCGATCGTCACGGTGAAGCCGGCCTCGTTCAAGCGCTGCCTCGGCAATCTGGTCTCGAATGCCGCGCGGCATGCGAACGACATCGCCATCACCGGCCACCGCGACCATCGCTATCTGACGGTGACGGTGGATGACGACGGCCCCGGCATCCCGCCCGACATGCGCGAAGAGGTGTTCAAGCCGTTCCTGCGGCTCGACGACGCCCGCAACCAGGACGAGGGCGGCACCGGTCTGGGATTGGCGATCGCCCGCGATATCGCGCGTTCGCACGGCGGGGATATCAGCCTGGGAGAGAGCCCGATGGGCGGGCTGCGCGCGACGGTAAGGGTGCCGGTGTAG
- a CDS encoding MarR family winged helix-turn-helix transcriptional regulator produces MADINFTNEPSRSLEAEPSRAAVAADPQPSWDIIELLFFAYRDFVGDPDHVLGQFGFGRAHHRVVHFVHRYPGLKVADLLEVLRITKQSLGRVLKQLLDEGYIVQKSGAADRRQRLLFATAKGEALVAELAGLQTDRINRALRGMAPNEVDAIGRFLSGMIDRDDPDKVLQAILGHDKAGAASGKIRE; encoded by the coding sequence ATGGCTGACATAAATTTCACGAACGAGCCGTCACGATCGCTTGAGGCGGAGCCGTCGCGTGCCGCGGTCGCAGCGGACCCGCAGCCCAGCTGGGACATCATCGAACTTTTGTTCTTCGCCTATCGAGACTTTGTCGGCGATCCCGACCATGTGTTGGGCCAGTTCGGCTTCGGCCGGGCGCATCACCGCGTCGTGCATTTTGTACATCGCTATCCCGGCCTCAAGGTCGCGGACCTGCTGGAGGTGCTGCGGATCACCAAGCAGTCGCTGGGCCGGGTTCTCAAGCAATTGCTCGACGAAGGGTATATCGTGCAGAAGTCCGGCGCGGCGGATCGCCGCCAGCGCCTGCTTTTCGCCACGGCAAAGGGCGAGGCTCTGGTAGCGGAACTGGCGGGGCTGCAGACCGACCGGATCAATCGGGCGCTGCGGGGGATGGCCCCGAACGAGGTCGATGCGATCGGCCGGTTTCTCTCCGGGATGATCGATCGCGACGATCCTGACAAGGTGCTGCAGGCCATTCTGGGTCATGACAAGGCTGGCGCTGCCAGTGGGAAAATACGAGAATGA
- the prmB gene encoding 50S ribosomal protein L3 N(5)-glutamine methyltransferase, translating into MAKKTVKKAPAKAAVQKRKPVVARPMKVGAGELVTLLDYVRYATSRFIEAKLAFAHGTTDPVAEAAFIVCELLHLHPDQFETFAIARVTAAEGRKILAVIDARVATRKPAAYLVNKIYMRGLPFYVDERVIVPRSFIGELLESHFTGEDGSLIDDPLAVESVLELCTGSGCLPILAARAFPNARIDAVDLSGDALAVAARNVADYGLEDRITLYKGDLFAPIGDTRYDLIITNPPYVDAQGMADLPEECRHEPAMAFDGGDDGIDLVRRIVEEAGDHLNPGGGLLCEVGRCQPALEQAYPDAGFLWLDSEDSEGEVFWLPAAE; encoded by the coding sequence ATGGCCAAGAAAACGGTTAAAAAGGCACCCGCGAAAGCGGCGGTGCAAAAGCGCAAGCCCGTGGTCGCCAGGCCGATGAAGGTGGGCGCCGGCGAACTCGTCACGCTGCTGGACTACGTCCGCTATGCCACCAGCCGCTTCATCGAGGCCAAGCTGGCTTTCGCCCACGGCACCACCGATCCCGTCGCTGAGGCCGCCTTCATCGTCTGCGAGCTGCTGCATCTGCATCCCGACCAGTTCGAGACCTTTGCCATCGCCCGCGTCACCGCTGCCGAGGGCCGCAAGATCCTCGCGGTGATCGATGCCCGCGTCGCCACGCGCAAGCCGGCGGCCTATCTCGTCAACAAGATCTACATGCGCGGCCTGCCGTTCTATGTCGACGAGCGCGTGATCGTGCCGCGCTCCTTCATCGGTGAATTGCTGGAATCGCATTTCACCGGTGAGGACGGCTCGCTGATCGACGATCCGCTCGCGGTGGAATCCGTGCTGGAGCTCTGCACCGGCTCCGGCTGCCTGCCAATTTTGGCGGCGCGTGCGTTCCCCAATGCGCGGATCGACGCGGTGGATCTGTCGGGCGACGCGCTCGCGGTCGCCGCGCGAAACGTCGCCGATTACGGGCTCGAGGACCGCATCACTCTGTACAAGGGCGACCTGTTCGCGCCGATCGGCGATACCCGCTACGATCTGATCATCACCAACCCGCCCTATGTCGACGCCCAGGGCATGGCGGATCTCCCGGAAGAGTGCCGGCACGAGCCGGCGATGGCGTTTGACGGCGGCGATGATGGCATCGATCTGGTGCGGCGCATCGTCGAAGAGGCCGGCGATCACCTCAATCCCGGCGGCGGCCTCCTGTGCGAAGTCGGCCGCTGCCAGCCGGCGCTGGAACAGGCCTATCCCGATGCGGGCTTCCTGTGGCTCGACAGCGAAGATTCCGAAGGCGAAGTATTCTGGCTGCCGGCGGCCGAGTAG
- the moaD gene encoding molybdopterin converting factor subunit 1, with amino-acid sequence MKLLYFAWVRERIGKTEEVIEPPAAVTTVGELIGWLATRGEEYAHAFETPKVIRAAIDHTHVRPDTAIAGAREIAFFPPMTGG; translated from the coding sequence ATGAAGCTGTTGTATTTCGCCTGGGTGCGCGAGCGCATCGGAAAGACTGAGGAAGTGATTGAGCCCCCGGCCGCGGTGACGACGGTCGGTGAGCTGATCGGCTGGCTCGCCACGCGCGGCGAGGAATACGCCCACGCCTTCGAGACGCCAAAGGTGATCCGCGCCGCCATCGATCATACCCATGTGCGACCCGACACGGCGATCGCGGGCGCGCGCGAGATTGCGTTCTTTCCGCCGATGACCGGCGGCTGA
- a CDS encoding cold-shock protein, giving the protein MAMTGTIKFFNGERGYGFIKPDDGGRDVFVHITAVERAGLKDLNEGQRITFEVEPDKKGKGPKAVNLVVMA; this is encoded by the coding sequence ATGGCCATGACGGGTACGATCAAATTTTTCAACGGCGAGCGCGGCTACGGCTTCATCAAGCCGGACGACGGCGGACGCGATGTGTTCGTGCACATCACCGCAGTCGAACGCGCCGGCCTGAAGGACCTGAACGAGGGCCAGCGCATCACCTTCGAAGTCGAGCCCGACAAGAAGGGCAAGGGGCCGAAGGCGGTCAATCTGGTGGTGATGGCGTGA
- a CDS encoding response regulator, producing the protein MILAAAAKRVPVEPSDDAPHLLLVDDDRRIRDLLSRFLAGEGYRVTTAASAKDARAKLLGLNFDMLILDVMMPGETGFELARFIRTSSVVPIIMLTARDEAESRIEGLQIGADDYVAKPFEPRELVLRIGNILKRLAPVVVERTESLQFGPYVYHLQRGELRQGDEIIHLTDRERDMLRVLAASPGETVPRGELTGGDGTVNERAVDVQINRLRRKIETDPANPLFLQAVRGIGYRLVASP; encoded by the coding sequence ATGATCCTTGCCGCCGCTGCCAAGCGAGTGCCTGTCGAGCCGTCCGACGATGCGCCGCATCTGCTGCTGGTCGATGACGACCGCCGGATTCGCGACCTGCTGTCGCGCTTCCTCGCCGGCGAGGGCTACCGGGTCACGACGGCGGCCAGTGCCAAGGACGCCCGCGCCAAGCTGCTCGGGCTGAATTTCGACATGCTGATCCTCGATGTGATGATGCCGGGCGAGACCGGCTTCGAGCTGGCGCGTTTCATCCGCACCAGTTCGGTGGTGCCGATCATCATGCTGACCGCGCGCGACGAGGCCGAGAGCCGCATCGAGGGCCTGCAGATCGGCGCCGACGACTACGTCGCCAAGCCGTTCGAGCCGCGCGAGCTGGTGCTGCGGATCGGCAACATCCTCAAGCGCCTCGCGCCGGTCGTGGTCGAGCGCACCGAGTCGCTGCAGTTCGGTCCTTACGTCTATCACCTGCAGCGCGGCGAATTGCGCCAGGGCGACGAGATCATCCACTTGACCGACCGCGAGCGCGACATGCTGCGCGTGCTGGCGGCGTCGCCGGGCGAGACCGTGCCGCGCGGCGAGCTGACCGGCGGCGACGGCACCGTCAACGAACGCGCCGTCGATGTGCAGATCAACCGCCTGCGCCGCAAGATCGAGACCGATCCGGCCAATCCCTTGTTCCTGCAGGCCGTGCGCGGCATCGGTTATCGTCTCGTGGCCTCGCCATGA
- a CDS encoding molybdenum cofactor biosynthesis protein MoaE, translated as MTSPVTIRIQTADFDLAREIAALTASRIDIGAVVTFSGICRGQENSAGGDATEALTLEHYPGMAEAEITRHAEQAMTRWPLTGITIVHRVGRIVPGENIMVVLTASAHRQAAFQAAEFLMDYLKAHAPFWKREETADGAGWVAAKADDDEAAARWDEK; from the coding sequence ATGACCAGCCCGGTCACCATCCGCATCCAGACCGCCGATTTCGACCTCGCACGCGAGATCGCGGCCCTAACCGCCAGCCGCATCGACATCGGCGCGGTCGTCACCTTTTCCGGCATTTGCCGCGGCCAAGAAAATTCAGCGGGCGGCGACGCCACCGAGGCGCTGACGCTGGAGCACTATCCCGGCATGGCCGAGGCCGAGATCACGCGCCACGCCGAACAGGCCATGACGCGCTGGCCGCTGACCGGCATCACCATCGTGCACCGCGTAGGCCGCATCGTGCCCGGCGAAAACATCATGGTGGTGCTGACGGCCTCCGCGCACCGTCAGGCCGCGTTCCAGGCCGCCGAATTCCTGATGGACTATCTGAAGGCCCACGCGCCGTTCTGGAAGCGTGAGGAAACCGCCGATGGCGCCGGCTGGGTCGCCGCCAAGGCCGACGACGATGAAGCCGCCGCGCGCTGGGACGAGAAGTAA
- the pgsA gene encoding CDP-diacylglycerol--glycerol-3-phosphate 3-phosphatidyltransferase — protein sequence MTVTTRRAANSATNLPNMLTYARIAAIPVVVGCVYAQSIMDGPLWLRWVALAVFIAAAVTDFLDGYYARIWNQHSAFGRMLDPIADKLLVASCLLMLAADGIIHGWTLWAAIVILCREILVSGLREYLAALRVSVPVTKLAKWKTTAQLVAIGFLLAGEAGDQVIPFTTQLGLLLLWLSALFTIYTGYDYFRAGIHHLIAEDV from the coding sequence ATGACAGTGACAACCAGACGGGCCGCGAACTCCGCGACGAACCTGCCGAACATGCTGACCTATGCCCGGATCGCCGCGATCCCGGTGGTGGTCGGCTGCGTCTATGCGCAGTCGATCATGGACGGCCCGCTGTGGCTGCGCTGGGTCGCGCTGGCGGTGTTCATCGCGGCTGCGGTCACCGATTTTCTCGACGGCTATTATGCCCGGATCTGGAACCAGCATTCGGCCTTCGGCCGCATGCTCGATCCGATCGCCGACAAGCTGCTGGTGGCGTCCTGCCTCTTGATGCTGGCGGCCGACGGCATCATCCACGGCTGGACGCTGTGGGCCGCCATCGTCATCCTGTGCCGCGAGATCCTGGTCTCGGGCCTGCGCGAATATCTCGCCGCCCTGCGCGTCAGCGTGCCCGTGACGAAGCTGGCGAAGTGGAAGACCACGGCGCAGCTGGTTGCGATCGGCTTCCTCTTGGCCGGCGAGGCCGGCGACCAGGTGATCCCCTTCACCACCCAGCTCGGACTGCTGCTGCTCTGGCTGTCGGCGCTGTTCACGATCTACACGGGCTACGACTATTTCCGCGCCGGCATTCATCACCTCATCGCGGAGGATGTATGA
- a CDS encoding branched-chain amino acid aminotransferase gives MGISFDKIDGAAWLTFDVQPSENPVIETERTTKLENPGFGRVFTDHMAIVRYNPTEGWHGARIGTRASFPLDPATAVLHYAQEIFEGLKAYKREDGGVNLFRPDANAKRFRNSADRMAMAPLPEPIFIEAVEQLVRLDRDWIPGGEGSLYLRPFMIATEIFLGVKPSAEYIFGVIASPVGSYFKGGPAPVSIWVSENYTRAAVGGTGAVKCGGNYAASLRAQAEAMDKGCDQVVFLDAVERRYIEELGGMNIFFVFEDGSLSTPPLGTILPGITRDSIIALARDAGKTVREELYTLAQWREDAASGRLKEAFACGTAAVISPIGQVRSANGDFSINGGEAGPVAMGLRKQLVDIQYGRAPDPHNWIRKVI, from the coding sequence ATGGGAATTTCGTTCGACAAAATCGATGGCGCAGCCTGGCTGACGTTCGATGTGCAGCCCTCCGAGAATCCGGTCATCGAGACCGAGCGCACGACGAAGCTGGAAAACCCCGGCTTCGGCCGCGTCTTCACCGATCACATGGCGATCGTCCGCTACAACCCGACCGAGGGCTGGCACGGTGCGCGGATCGGAACCCGCGCCAGTTTCCCGCTCGATCCGGCCACCGCCGTGCTGCATTACGCGCAGGAAATCTTCGAGGGCCTGAAGGCCTACAAGCGCGAAGACGGCGGCGTGAACCTGTTCCGCCCCGACGCCAATGCGAAGCGCTTCCGCAATTCGGCCGACCGCATGGCGATGGCCCCACTGCCCGAACCGATCTTCATCGAAGCCGTCGAGCAACTGGTTCGGCTCGACCGCGACTGGATTCCCGGCGGCGAGGGCAGCCTGTATCTGCGCCCGTTCATGATCGCGACCGAGATCTTCCTCGGCGTGAAGCCCTCCGCCGAATATATCTTTGGCGTGATCGCCTCGCCGGTCGGCTCATACTTCAAGGGCGGCCCTGCCCCGGTGTCGATCTGGGTGTCGGAAAACTACACCCGCGCCGCGGTCGGCGGCACCGGCGCCGTGAAATGCGGCGGCAACTACGCAGCCTCGCTGCGCGCCCAGGCCGAAGCGATGGACAAAGGCTGCGACCAGGTGGTGTTCCTCGACGCGGTCGAGCGCCGCTACATCGAGGAGCTCGGCGGCATGAACATCTTCTTCGTGTTCGAGGACGGTTCACTGTCGACGCCGCCGCTCGGCACCATCCTGCCCGGCATCACCAGGGATTCGATCATCGCGCTGGCGCGCGATGCCGGCAAGACCGTGCGTGAAGAGCTCTACACGCTGGCGCAGTGGCGCGAAGACGCCGCCAGCGGACGCCTGAAGGAAGCGTTTGCCTGCGGCACCGCGGCGGTGATCTCGCCGATCGGCCAGGTGCGCTCGGCGAATGGCGATTTCAGCATCAATGGCGGCGAGGCCGGCCCCGTCGCGATGGGCCTGCGCAAGCAGCTCGTCGACATCCAGTACGGCCGCGCGCCGGATCCGCACAACTGGATCCGCAAGGTGATCTGA